From Vicinamibacterales bacterium, the proteins below share one genomic window:
- a CDS encoding multicopper oxidase domain-containing protein — protein MPTETWTEPWVWRPADWPGQALDLNVVERNEPEKAPSLGQIFPGQFSFGGISPAPTIRVRGDGVLRIRLRNLLGADFGKMWIGPCPDPLSVPTDQAFAFEREVAKAAGKPVPDKSDPAFTVLEHLEAFGRFLSVMTMDGQCMTGISNSEHGSRVTNLHTHGLHVMPGANPGRGTESDNVRVRLLSHDDWAMRQKMGGAACMSKPHEYVGHVDYEISLGHVQRAAMQEAGRPPQPDPPGTHWYHPHAHGSTHDQVSSGMAGFLIVEGDVDDAINTAMTGSAHPDPTEPTGAHDYRERLVFIQRVAVNSSDFNAPGSRRQRFLPAPVPPEGIPPPCVMFMRPGAVERWRVLNGSVDGRGFKRVMVLDGQYVFKGDRLHRVEKVDGTPPTRRLIAMTRADIEAAKMPIYQLAVDGITLVSVENGRARHTIKDLSRSNADSVNPLTRPPAAGQSESEALLRNLEACFRDGQSLRDAFVRPNEVWMSTANRTDLLFKAPLNAAGRVFTVVAQEEILHTDNFQGRVQRSLSLGRPAFGPANPGPVDLVVAHVHVRGTPVEGGDFEVMSLRDHLPPVPPYLQPVADEETRMAAAEARARGVKPGSHRTRVVSYSGYGSAGFPIIDVPESYATAHPELKNLTWAEVQGKRVLLAPNARTMAVNNQMDLAKNPNPPPPRKFAPGEPDRIRPLVETAEEWVLYNPSVTLWAHTDLERFPQPGGTPGQFRSYPVPRGDGQARFWKDHEFRIVTNAADHPFHIHVNPMWVTRIEVPDEQGRLHNLLDEPRWMDTVSIPRNGGRVVFRSRFADYTGQWIHHCHILMHEDMGMMQELECVAAPGSSNANPRDRVASHEMTAEKVSAIYPRPSVEISYRQGLSFTDPNPHTGQTYPGFEFEVPKLAD, from the coding sequence ATGCCCACGGAGACGTGGACAGAGCCCTGGGTCTGGCGACCTGCCGACTGGCCTGGCCAGGCGCTGGATCTGAACGTTGTCGAGCGTAACGAGCCCGAGAAGGCGCCGTCGCTCGGGCAGATTTTCCCTGGCCAATTCAGCTTTGGCGGCATCAGCCCGGCGCCGACGATCCGCGTCCGCGGCGACGGCGTGCTTCGCATCCGCCTGCGGAACCTGCTTGGCGCCGATTTCGGCAAGATGTGGATCGGGCCGTGCCCGGATCCGCTCTCGGTGCCCACTGACCAGGCCTTCGCCTTCGAACGCGAGGTGGCAAAAGCCGCAGGCAAACCGGTTCCCGACAAGTCCGATCCGGCGTTCACCGTGCTCGAGCACCTCGAAGCGTTCGGCCGATTCCTGTCGGTGATGACAATGGACGGCCAGTGCATGACGGGCATCTCGAACTCCGAGCATGGCTCGCGCGTGACCAACCTGCACACCCACGGGCTGCACGTCATGCCAGGCGCCAACCCCGGCCGGGGCACCGAGTCCGACAACGTGCGGGTGCGGCTGTTGAGCCATGACGACTGGGCGATGCGCCAGAAGATGGGCGGCGCCGCGTGCATGTCGAAACCGCACGAATACGTCGGCCACGTGGACTACGAGATCTCGCTCGGCCACGTACAGCGGGCCGCGATGCAGGAGGCCGGACGCCCTCCCCAACCGGATCCGCCGGGCACCCACTGGTACCACCCGCATGCTCACGGCTCCACGCACGACCAGGTCTCGTCCGGCATGGCCGGCTTCCTCATCGTCGAAGGGGATGTGGACGACGCGATCAACACGGCGATGACGGGGAGCGCGCATCCGGACCCGACCGAGCCGACGGGCGCTCACGACTATCGCGAGCGGCTCGTCTTCATCCAGCGCGTCGCCGTCAATTCGTCCGACTTCAATGCCCCGGGGAGTCGCCGACAGCGCTTCCTTCCTGCGCCGGTGCCTCCTGAGGGCATTCCGCCGCCGTGCGTCATGTTCATGCGGCCTGGCGCCGTCGAACGCTGGCGTGTCCTGAACGGCAGCGTGGACGGCCGCGGCTTCAAGCGCGTGATGGTGCTGGACGGCCAGTACGTCTTCAAGGGCGATCGACTCCACCGCGTCGAGAAGGTCGACGGCACGCCGCCGACGCGTCGTCTCATCGCGATGACCCGTGCGGATATCGAAGCGGCCAAGATGCCGATCTACCAGCTTGCCGTGGACGGCATCACGCTCGTGAGCGTCGAGAACGGCCGCGCGCGGCACACCATCAAGGATCTATCTCGTAGTAATGCGGACTCGGTGAATCCGCTGACGCGTCCTCCAGCCGCCGGCCAGTCGGAATCGGAGGCCTTGCTTCGCAATCTCGAGGCGTGCTTCCGCGATGGCCAGTCGCTCCGCGATGCGTTCGTCCGGCCCAACGAGGTCTGGATGTCCACGGCCAACCGGACGGATCTGCTCTTCAAGGCGCCGTTGAATGCGGCAGGCCGGGTGTTCACGGTCGTCGCGCAGGAGGAGATTCTCCACACCGACAACTTCCAGGGGCGCGTGCAGCGGAGCCTCAGCCTCGGCCGCCCGGCCTTCGGCCCGGCCAACCCCGGCCCGGTGGACCTGGTCGTGGCGCACGTCCATGTGCGTGGCACCCCCGTCGAGGGGGGAGACTTCGAGGTGATGTCGCTGCGGGATCACCTGCCGCCGGTGCCGCCCTACCTGCAGCCGGTCGCGGACGAGGAAACCCGCATGGCGGCGGCCGAGGCGCGCGCGCGTGGCGTGAAGCCCGGTAGCCACCGGACGCGGGTCGTGAGCTATTCCGGCTACGGCTCGGCGGGGTTCCCGATTATCGACGTGCCTGAGTCGTACGCCACTGCCCACCCGGAGTTGAAGAACCTGACGTGGGCCGAAGTCCAGGGCAAGCGCGTCCTGCTGGCGCCCAACGCGCGCACCATGGCGGTCAACAACCAGATGGATCTGGCGAAGAATCCAAACCCGCCGCCGCCACGGAAGTTCGCGCCCGGCGAGCCCGATCGCATCCGCCCCCTCGTCGAGACCGCGGAGGAGTGGGTTCTCTACAACCCGTCGGTGACCCTCTGGGCCCATACCGATCTCGAGCGGTTCCCGCAGCCTGGCGGCACCCCCGGCCAGTTCCGCTCCTACCCGGTCCCGCGGGGTGACGGCCAGGCCCGGTTCTGGAAGGATCACGAGTTCCGCATCGTGACCAACGCCGCGGATCACCCGTTCCACATCCACGTGAATCCCATGTGGGTGACGCGAATCGAGGTACCCGACGAGCAGGGGCGGTTGCACAACCTGCTCGACGAGCCGCGCTGGATGGATACGGTCTCGATTCCCCGCAACGGCGGGCGCGTGGTGTTCCGGTCGCGGTTCGCGGACTATACCGGCCAGTGGATCCACCACTGTCACATCCTCATGCACGAGGACATGGGGATGATGCAGGAGCTGGAATGCGTCGCCGCACCGGGATCGTCGAACGCGAATCCGCGCGATCGTGTCGCCAGCCACGAGATGACCGCGGAAAAGGTCAGCGCCATCTACCCGCGGCCCTCGGTCGAGATTTCGTACCGGCAAGGCCTGTCATTCACCGATCCGAATCCTCACACCGGCCAGACCTACCCGGGCTTCGAGTTCGAGGTTCCGAAGCTGGCCGACTGA